One part of the Leucoraja erinacea ecotype New England chromosome 17, Leri_hhj_1, whole genome shotgun sequence genome encodes these proteins:
- the bean1 gene encoding protein BEAN1 isoform X2 gives MEIIVIYLCSDEKNILPCKKDELQCGNGLCLLNWLRCHYRKNCAREYTSIKLICSKLLTNQSGGSAGYPQYNESSSDASLLVSPLVVAGIVIGLVLFLSCMTIIVGSFRKDSRLRNSNARMEAHYAPDALSFGGSIGELRSTCIEDYAAGFDFDSYTESLSQVNAMYQDSPPHYEDCVRDGVPDMYLPEDDPPPYSLTDPWQGRDPTPQTRPEQEVAPPGGGDFSWGHHTPLGHRQEVPSVSSGSLAPPYERVVLGSREVALPLTSQVELKDPPEDGRPLSRAIV, from the exons ATGGAGATTATCGTTATTTACCTATGCTCAG ATGAAAAGAACATACTGCCCTGCAAGAAGGATGAACTCCAGTGTGGCAATGGTCTCTGTCTTCTCAACTGGCTGCGTTGTCACTACCGGAAGAACTGTGCCCGAGAGTACACCTCCATCAAGTTAATATGTTCAA AGCTGCTGACCAACCAGAGTGGAGGGAGCGCGGGATACCCGCAGTACAACGAGAGCAGCAGCGATGCCAGCCTGCTAGTATCGCCCCTGGTGGTGGCCGGCATCGTCATTGGCCTGGTCCTCTTCCTCTCCTGCATGACCATCATCGTGGGAAGCTTCCGGAAGGACAGCCGGCTGAGAAACTCCAACGCCAGGATGGAGGCCCATTACG CCCCCGACGCCCTCTCATTCGGAGGCTCCATCGGAGAGCTGAGGTCAACTTGTATCGAGGATTATGCAGCTGGTTTTGATTTTGATTCCTACACTGAGTCGCTCTCACAGGTCAATGCCATGTATCAGGATTCCCCACCGCA CTACGAGGACTGTGTGCGTGACGGAGTGCCGGACATGTACCTCCCCGAGGATGACCCTCCTCCCTACTCGCTGACCGACCCCTGGCAAGGTCGTGACCCTACGCCCCAGACCCGCCCCGAGCAGGAGGTTGCTCCCCCGGGTGGCGGGGACTTCTCCTGGGGTCATCACACCCCCTTGGGCCACCGGCAGGAAGTCCCCTCCGTGTCCTCGGGCTCCCTGGCCCCCCCGTACGAGAGGGTGGTCTTGGGGAGCCGCGAGGTGGCCCTGCCTCTGACGTCGCAGGTCGAGCTGAAGGACCCTCCGGAGGACGGCAGACCCCTCTCACGTGCCATCGTGTGA
- the bean1 gene encoding protein BEAN1 isoform X1, with the protein MEIIVIYLCSASLFCLPLILGSSIRVGLGGNYSNLYEKNILPCKKDELQCGNGLCLLNWLRCHYRKNCAREYTSIKLICSKLLTNQSGGSAGYPQYNESSSDASLLVSPLVVAGIVIGLVLFLSCMTIIVGSFRKDSRLRNSNARMEAHYAPDALSFGGSIGELRSTCIEDYAAGFDFDSYTESLSQVNAMYQDSPPHYEDCVRDGVPDMYLPEDDPPPYSLTDPWQGRDPTPQTRPEQEVAPPGGGDFSWGHHTPLGHRQEVPSVSSGSLAPPYERVVLGSREVALPLTSQVELKDPPEDGRPLSRAIV; encoded by the exons ATGGAGATTATCGTTATTTACCTATGCTCAG CCAGTCTCTTTTGCCTTCCTCTCATTCTTGGGAGCTCCATTCGTGTCGGTCTAGGAGGCAATTACTCCAATCTCT ATGAAAAGAACATACTGCCCTGCAAGAAGGATGAACTCCAGTGTGGCAATGGTCTCTGTCTTCTCAACTGGCTGCGTTGTCACTACCGGAAGAACTGTGCCCGAGAGTACACCTCCATCAAGTTAATATGTTCAA AGCTGCTGACCAACCAGAGTGGAGGGAGCGCGGGATACCCGCAGTACAACGAGAGCAGCAGCGATGCCAGCCTGCTAGTATCGCCCCTGGTGGTGGCCGGCATCGTCATTGGCCTGGTCCTCTTCCTCTCCTGCATGACCATCATCGTGGGAAGCTTCCGGAAGGACAGCCGGCTGAGAAACTCCAACGCCAGGATGGAGGCCCATTACG CCCCCGACGCCCTCTCATTCGGAGGCTCCATCGGAGAGCTGAGGTCAACTTGTATCGAGGATTATGCAGCTGGTTTTGATTTTGATTCCTACACTGAGTCGCTCTCACAGGTCAATGCCATGTATCAGGATTCCCCACCGCA CTACGAGGACTGTGTGCGTGACGGAGTGCCGGACATGTACCTCCCCGAGGATGACCCTCCTCCCTACTCGCTGACCGACCCCTGGCAAGGTCGTGACCCTACGCCCCAGACCCGCCCCGAGCAGGAGGTTGCTCCCCCGGGTGGCGGGGACTTCTCCTGGGGTCATCACACCCCCTTGGGCCACCGGCAGGAAGTCCCCTCCGTGTCCTCGGGCTCCCTGGCCCCCCCGTACGAGAGGGTGGTCTTGGGGAGCCGCGAGGTGGCCCTGCCTCTGACGTCGCAGGTCGAGCTGAAGGACCCTCCGGAGGACGGCAGACCCCTCTCACGTGCCATCGTGTGA
- the bean1 gene encoding protein BEAN1 isoform X3, translating to MPSVSSCTDPASMLAAGIHTASGSELVGTSIRSSDELLTNQSGGSAGYPQYNESSSDASLLVSPLVVAGIVIGLVLFLSCMTIIVGSFRKDSRLRNSNARMEAHYAPDALSFGGSIGELRSTCIEDYAAGFDFDSYTESLSQVNAMYQDSPPHYEDCVRDGVPDMYLPEDDPPPYSLTDPWQGRDPTPQTRPEQEVAPPGGGDFSWGHHTPLGHRQEVPSVSSGSLAPPYERVVLGSREVALPLTSQVELKDPPEDGRPLSRAIV from the exons ATGCCCAGTGTCTCGTCGTGCACGGACCCCGCCTCAATGCTGGCCGCTGGGATCCACACAGCGTCGGGGTCAGAGCTGGTGGGCACGAGCATCAGATCGAGTGACG AGCTGCTGACCAACCAGAGTGGAGGGAGCGCGGGATACCCGCAGTACAACGAGAGCAGCAGCGATGCCAGCCTGCTAGTATCGCCCCTGGTGGTGGCCGGCATCGTCATTGGCCTGGTCCTCTTCCTCTCCTGCATGACCATCATCGTGGGAAGCTTCCGGAAGGACAGCCGGCTGAGAAACTCCAACGCCAGGATGGAGGCCCATTACG CCCCCGACGCCCTCTCATTCGGAGGCTCCATCGGAGAGCTGAGGTCAACTTGTATCGAGGATTATGCAGCTGGTTTTGATTTTGATTCCTACACTGAGTCGCTCTCACAGGTCAATGCCATGTATCAGGATTCCCCACCGCA CTACGAGGACTGTGTGCGTGACGGAGTGCCGGACATGTACCTCCCCGAGGATGACCCTCCTCCCTACTCGCTGACCGACCCCTGGCAAGGTCGTGACCCTACGCCCCAGACCCGCCCCGAGCAGGAGGTTGCTCCCCCGGGTGGCGGGGACTTCTCCTGGGGTCATCACACCCCCTTGGGCCACCGGCAGGAAGTCCCCTCCGTGTCCTCGGGCTCCCTGGCCCCCCCGTACGAGAGGGTGGTCTTGGGGAGCCGCGAGGTGGCCCTGCCTCTGACGTCGCAGGTCGAGCTGAAGGACCCTCCGGAGGACGGCAGACCCCTCTCACGTGCCATCGTGTGA